From the Rhodothalassiaceae bacterium genome, one window contains:
- the hisZ gene encoding ATP phosphoribosyltransferase regulatory subunit: MTGHTDGRARGLLPQGLADTLAPDAAREAAASEALIAHFARWGYERVHPPLLEFEEALAAFADGGRLPDMFRLLDPESRRVMVLRSDITLQIARLAATRLADAPRPLRLAYAGPVLKVRGSALQPSRQFRQVGIELIGTDSPRADREIARLALSALAGLGIAGLVIDVVCPPLLAALLDAWGLEGERRARLLRLVDVKDLAGAADLLGREEARVLGRLMEATGPLAEAGARLSALALPAPLAGHRDAVLAFARALADELPEVAVTIDPLERRGFEYHRGIAFAIFARAASHEIGRGGRYRIRRADGRFEPAVGFSAYMDRLLPLLPPPGDGPRRIFALADADRAEIARLRAQGAVVVEALDDEEPGAASERARALGCTALLDAAGLKSLA, translated from the coding sequence GCTGATCGCGCATTTCGCCCGCTGGGGCTATGAGCGGGTGCACCCGCCGCTGCTCGAATTCGAGGAGGCGCTTGCCGCCTTCGCCGACGGCGGCCGGCTGCCGGACATGTTCCGGCTGCTCGATCCCGAATCGCGGCGGGTGATGGTGCTCCGGTCCGACATCACGCTCCAGATCGCCCGGCTCGCCGCCACCCGGCTGGCGGACGCGCCGCGCCCGCTCAGGCTCGCCTATGCGGGCCCGGTGCTCAAGGTGCGCGGCAGCGCGCTCCAGCCCTCGCGCCAGTTCCGCCAGGTCGGCATCGAGCTCATCGGCACCGACAGCCCCCGCGCCGACCGGGAGATCGCGCGGCTCGCGCTTTCGGCTCTGGCCGGCCTCGGGATTGCGGGGCTCGTCATCGACGTCGTCTGCCCGCCGCTGCTCGCCGCCCTGCTCGACGCCTGGGGGCTAGAAGGCGAGCGGCGGGCGCGGCTGCTGCGGCTCGTCGACGTGAAGGATCTGGCCGGGGCGGCCGATCTCCTCGGCCGCGAGGAGGCCCGGGTGCTGGGCCGGCTCATGGAGGCGACGGGCCCGCTGGCCGAGGCGGGAGCCCGGCTTTCCGCGCTCGCCCTGCCCGCCCCGCTCGCCGGACACCGCGATGCCGTGCTCGCCTTTGCGCGCGCGCTGGCGGACGAGCTGCCGGAGGTCGCGGTCACCATCGATCCCCTGGAGCGCCGCGGCTTCGAGTACCACCGCGGCATCGCCTTTGCGATCTTCGCGCGCGCGGCCAGCCACGAGATCGGCCGCGGCGGCCGCTACCGCATCCGCCGCGCGGACGGGCGCTTCGAGCCGGCGGTCGGCTTTTCCGCCTACATGGACCGGCTCCTGCCGCTGCTGCCGCCGCCGGGCGACGGGCCGCGGCGGATCTTCGCCCTGGCCGATGCGGATCGGGCCGAAATCGCCCGGCTGCGGGCGCAGGGGGCGGTCGTCGTCGAGGCGCTGGACGATGAGGAGCCCGGCGCGGCCTCGGAGCGGGCGCGGGCGCTGGGCTGCACCGCGCTTCTCGATGCGGCTGGCCTCAAATCCCTTGCGTGA
- a CDS encoding hypothetical protein (possible pseudo, frameshifted) translates to MLGIAKAYTTRVGAGPFPTELDDETGRLLGERGHEFGTVTGRRRRCGWFDAVLVRQAVTVAGIRGIAFTKLDVLDGFERIRICVGYRLGERVLDHLPPDRASQERVEPIYETLEGWRESTRGARSWRDLPATAVKYVRRVEELIGAPVALLSTSPEREDTILMQDPFQD, encoded by the coding sequence GTGCTCGGCATCGCGAAGGCCTACACCACCCGCGTCGGCGCGGGGCCGTTTCCGACCGAGCTCGACGACGAGACGGGCCGGCTGCTCGGCGAGCGCGGCCACGAATTCGGCACGGTGACGGGGCGGCGCCGGCGCTGCGGCTGGTTCGATGCGGTGCTGGTGCGCCAGGCGGTGACGGTGGCCGGCATCCGCGGGATCGCCTTCACCAAGCTCGACGTGCTCGACGGCTTCGAGCGCATCCGGATCTGCGTCGGCTACCGGCTGGGCGAGCGCGTGCTCGACCATCTGCCGCCCGACCGCGCGAGCCAGGAGCGGGTCGAGCCGATCTACGAGACGCTGGAGGGCTGGCGCGAGAGCACCCGCGGCGCGCGCTCCTGGCGGGACCTGCCGGCGACCGCCGTCAAATACGTGCGCCGCGTCGAGGAGCTGATCGGCGCGCCGGTTGCGCTGCTGTCGACGAGCCCCGAGCGCGAGGACACGATCCTGATGCAGGATCCCTTCCAGGACTGA
- a CDS encoding acyl-CoA dehydrogenase has protein sequence MNIEDPFALPERSPFYGPEHRQFQAAVRRFVDREIVPFINEWEEAGRIPRALHEKAAEAGLLGLGYPEELGGTPADSFFSLILNQEMARAGAGGLVAALFSHGIALPPVLAAGSDDLKRRIIPDVLAGRKIAALAVTEPDAGSDVAAIRTRAVRDGDHYVITGTKTTITSGMRADLFTVAVRTGGAGAEGISLIVVEAPVEGLVRHELPKTGWWCSDTATLHFDGLRVPAANLVGVENGGFLPLMMNFNRERLGLAALAIGLAKRALADALDHARRRVTFGRPLASRQVIRHRLVDMAARIRCVESLAENLAWRIDRGEEPVDEICLLKIAAAEMLDHVARTAVQILGGTGFIRGHAVERIYREAPIYGIGGGASEILADLAARRMGI, from the coding sequence ATGAACATCGAGGATCCCTTCGCGCTGCCGGAGCGTTCGCCCTTCTACGGCCCGGAGCACCGGCAGTTCCAGGCGGCCGTGCGCCGCTTCGTGGACCGCGAGATCGTCCCCTTCATCAACGAATGGGAGGAGGCCGGCCGCATCCCCCGCGCGCTCCACGAGAAGGCGGCCGAAGCCGGGCTTCTCGGCCTCGGCTATCCGGAGGAGCTGGGGGGCACGCCGGCCGATTCCTTCTTCTCGCTCATCCTCAACCAGGAGATGGCGCGCGCCGGCGCCGGCGGGCTCGTGGCGGCGCTGTTCTCCCACGGCATCGCCCTGCCTCCCGTCCTTGCGGCCGGCTCGGATGATCTCAAGCGGCGGATCATCCCCGACGTGCTGGCGGGCCGGAAGATCGCGGCGCTGGCGGTGACCGAGCCGGATGCCGGCTCGGATGTGGCCGCGATCCGCACGCGGGCGGTCCGCGACGGCGACCACTACGTGATCACCGGCACCAAGACCACGATCACCTCGGGCATGCGCGCGGATCTGTTCACGGTCGCGGTGCGCACCGGCGGCGCGGGAGCGGAAGGCATCTCGCTCATCGTCGTCGAGGCGCCCGTCGAGGGGCTCGTGCGCCACGAGCTGCCGAAGACGGGCTGGTGGTGCTCGGACACGGCGACGCTGCATTTCGACGGCCTGCGCGTGCCCGCCGCCAATCTTGTCGGCGTCGAGAACGGCGGCTTTCTGCCGCTCATGATGAACTTCAACCGCGAGCGGCTGGGACTCGCGGCGCTGGCGATCGGGCTGGCCAAGCGCGCGCTTGCCGATGCGCTCGACCATGCCCGCCGGCGGGTCACCTTCGGCCGGCCGCTCGCGAGCCGCCAGGTGATCCGCCACAGGCTGGTGGACATGGCCGCCCGCATCCGCTGCGTCGAAAGTCTGGCCGAGAATCTCGCCTGGCGCATCGACCGGGGCGAGGAGCCGGTGGACGAGATCTGCCTGCTCAAGATCGCGGCCGCCGAGATGCTCGACCATGTCGCGCGGACCGCCGTGCAGATCCTGGGCGGAACGGGCTTCATCCGCGGGCACGCGGTCGAGCGCATCTACCGCGAGGCGCCGATCTACGGCATCGGCGGCGGCGCCAGCGAAATCCTCGCCGATCTGGCCGCCCGCCGCATGGGGATATGA
- a CDS encoding MBL fold metallo-hydrolase — protein MQLHRRLATAVRFADASPGEGGGAVIGGRPGATAGRGGAVVLRFNRDFAFRYETAEELRPGIRRIVARNPKDYTWVGTNTHLVGRERVAIIDPGPASREHVEAVLGALAGRPVSGIFLTHSHLDHAPAAAALKEATGAPVFGFGPIDAQLASRTDEEVDLATRPDIVLADGAVIEVDQGFVLEAVHTPGHFPNHLCYALTIHDRDAGPARLLFSGDHVMGWSTTVIVPPLGNLEHYLDSLVRLLRRPEELYLPSHGPAVADARGWVRALIAHRHGRERQIVACLARGIRAPEEIVAAIYEGLTPRLRKAAAGSVRAHLDFLAARGLIDSTGRLQAGAAEIDAVWPYRSVEARAGRA, from the coding sequence GTGCAGCTTCACAGGAGACTGGCGACGGCCGTGCGTTTTGCGGATGCCTCACCGGGCGAGGGCGGCGGCGCGGTCATCGGCGGCCGACCTGGCGCGACGGCGGGGCGCGGCGGGGCCGTCGTGCTGCGCTTCAACCGCGATTTCGCCTTCCGCTACGAGACGGCGGAGGAGCTGAGACCCGGAATCCGGCGCATCGTCGCCCGCAATCCCAAGGACTACACCTGGGTCGGCACCAACACCCATCTCGTCGGCCGCGAGCGCGTCGCGATCATCGACCCGGGCCCGGCGAGCCGCGAGCATGTGGAGGCCGTGCTCGGCGCGCTGGCGGGCCGGCCGGTGAGCGGCATCTTCCTCACCCACAGCCATCTCGACCACGCCCCGGCGGCCGCCGCCCTCAAGGAGGCGACGGGCGCCCCGGTCTTCGGCTTCGGCCCGATCGATGCGCAGCTCGCATCCCGCACCGACGAGGAGGTGGATCTTGCGACCCGGCCGGACATCGTGCTTGCCGACGGGGCGGTGATTGAGGTGGATCAGGGCTTCGTGCTCGAGGCCGTGCACACGCCCGGGCATTTCCCGAACCATCTCTGCTACGCGCTGACCATCCATGATCGCGACGCCGGGCCCGCGCGCCTGCTGTTCTCCGGTGATCACGTGATGGGGTGGTCGACGACGGTGATCGTGCCGCCCCTCGGCAATCTCGAGCACTATCTCGACTCGCTGGTGCGGCTGCTGCGGCGCCCGGAGGAGCTCTATCTGCCGAGCCACGGCCCGGCGGTCGCCGACGCGCGGGGATGGGTGCGGGCGCTGATCGCCCATCGCCACGGCCGCGAGCGCCAGATCGTCGCCTGCCTCGCCCGCGGCATCCGCGCGCCCGAGGAGATCGTCGCCGCCATCTACGAGGGGCTCACGCCGCGGCTCCGGAAGGCCGCTGCCGGCTCGGTGCGCGCCCATCTGGACTTTCTCGCCGCCCGCGGCCTCATCGATTCCACGGGCCGGCTGCAGGCCGGCGCGGCCGAGATCGACGCCGTCTGGCCCTACCGCTCGGTCGAGGCCCGCGCGGGCCGGGCATGA